One part of the Bacteroidia bacterium genome encodes these proteins:
- a CDS encoding sodium:solute symporter family protein: protein MIKPDKKPRIFAALSLLIAAILIVIGRWVFELDLAGLIVVVLFYYLIFAIGIWAGDKSEENKTDNFLLAGRKLPLWISVFTMAATWIGGGFINGTAEVAASSGLLWVQAPWGYAVSLIIGGLFFARKMRRYQFRTMLDPLEQRFGDKSTGLFFIPAVMGEIFWIAAILTALGTTFSIILGINTDSAIIISALVAIVYTGIGGLKSVAYTDIVQLGLLILGLFLVLPIVLSAVGGMNEVWPLYVEKHGSAASLLPDYESMGDYFWNWWDFALLLMLGGIPWQVYFQRVLAAKNEKTAMWLSIAAGVICILVATPAAMIGMVGGVTEWGTMGLEGPETAAHILPYVFKHLTHPWVALLGLASLAAAVMSSIDSSILSASSLSAWNVYRPLIKPDLKDEELSKMIKRFVYIIGITATFLSLKVESVYALWYLCSDFVYCLLFPALVCALFDPKANKAGAIAGFFVAAILRFGGGEPILGIPVLIPYPMVEEGTVLFPFRSLAMLSGLVSILLVSRFTQNRFPPKKLEFVKL from the coding sequence TTGATTAAGCCAGACAAAAAGCCCCGAATTTTTGCAGCCTTAAGCTTGCTTATTGCTGCCATATTGATCGTCATAGGAAGGTGGGTTTTTGAACTGGACCTGGCTGGATTGATCGTAGTCGTACTCTTTTATTACCTCATTTTTGCTATAGGAATTTGGGCAGGAGATAAGTCAGAGGAAAACAAAACCGACAACTTCCTGCTAGCTGGACGAAAGCTTCCCCTTTGGATTTCGGTCTTTACGATGGCCGCTACCTGGATTGGTGGTGGTTTCATAAACGGGACTGCAGAAGTTGCTGCATCCAGTGGTCTACTCTGGGTTCAGGCTCCCTGGGGATATGCAGTAAGCCTTATCATAGGGGGTCTGTTTTTCGCAAGAAAAATGAGACGCTACCAGTTCCGAACTATGCTGGATCCCCTCGAACAAAGATTTGGAGACAAGAGTACAGGTCTCTTTTTCATTCCAGCTGTGATGGGCGAAATATTCTGGATTGCAGCCATCCTTACTGCTTTGGGAACGACCTTTTCGATTATCCTGGGGATCAATACAGATAGCGCCATTATTATATCCGCTTTGGTAGCTATTGTTTATACAGGGATTGGTGGACTAAAATCTGTAGCCTATACAGATATCGTACAATTGGGATTGCTGATCCTGGGACTTTTTCTGGTATTGCCTATTGTTCTGAGTGCTGTTGGAGGCATGAATGAAGTATGGCCCCTTTATGTAGAAAAGCATGGAAGTGCCGCTTCCCTCCTACCCGACTATGAAAGCATGGGCGATTATTTTTGGAACTGGTGGGATTTTGCCCTTTTACTCATGCTGGGCGGAATTCCCTGGCAGGTGTATTTCCAGCGAGTACTTGCCGCCAAAAATGAAAAGACTGCCATGTGGTTATCTATAGCTGCAGGGGTAATATGCATACTCGTTGCGACTCCTGCCGCCATGATTGGTATGGTTGGCGGGGTTACAGAGTGGGGAACTATGGGATTGGAAGGTCCAGAAACAGCTGCTCATATCCTTCCTTATGTTTTTAAACATCTCACCCATCCCTGGGTCGCTTTACTTGGCCTCGCAAGTCTGGCAGCAGCAGTGATGTCCTCTATAGATTCTTCTATCCTTTCGGCCTCCTCCTTATCTGCCTGGAACGTTTATCGTCCCCTTATCAAACCCGATTTGAAAGATGAGGAATTGAGCAAAATGATCAAACGCTTTGTTTACATCATTGGCATAACTGCTACTTTCCTTTCTTTAAAAGTCGAAAGTGTATATGCCCTTTGGTACCTCTGTAGCGACTTTGTGTACTGCTTGCTTTTCCCAGCTCTTGTTTGCGCACTCTTTGACCCAAAAGCTAATAAAGCAGGTGCTATAGCTGGCTTTTTTGTAGCTGCTATTCTACGTTTTGGCGGAGGGGAGCCTATACTCGGCATTCCCGTTCTTATCCCCTATCCTATGGTAGAAGAAGGGACCGTCCTATTTCCTTTCCGAAGCCTTGCCATGTTGAGTGGACTGGTATCGATCCTCCTTGTTTCAAGATTTACCCAAAATCGATTTCCTCCGAAAAAACTCGAATTCGTCAAACTCTAA
- a CDS encoding CDP-alcohol phosphatidyltransferase family protein: MPKLSDKIAAWGVHIFTSLGLFTGFLAIIAITEKSWPLAFFWLFISFIIDGVDGSLARKFKVKEVLPYMDGKNIDYVIDFANYAIIPVFFFYEAQMVPEIWMYPCLAVMLLSSALYYGKEGMVADNEYFVGFPVLWNLVVFFGFFVFHNIPELNIFLTFFFGILHFIPIKYAYPSHSKKYFWLHLVATIAFFFLAAALLYYYPQEILALEIALVLIVVYFGAVAVLDTWFNN; the protein is encoded by the coding sequence TTGCCTAAACTATCAGATAAAATCGCCGCCTGGGGCGTCCACATCTTCACCTCGCTTGGACTTTTTACAGGTTTCCTTGCCATCATTGCTATTACTGAAAAGTCATGGCCTCTAGCTTTCTTTTGGCTATTTATCAGCTTTATCATAGATGGAGTTGATGGAAGCCTTGCACGGAAATTTAAGGTAAAAGAGGTACTTCCTTATATGGATGGCAAAAACATCGATTATGTGATTGATTTTGCCAATTATGCCATCATACCTGTCTTTTTCTTCTATGAGGCGCAGATGGTCCCGGAAATATGGATGTACCCTTGTTTGGCTGTTATGCTACTTTCCTCTGCCCTTTATTATGGAAAAGAAGGCATGGTAGCAGATAATGAATACTTCGTAGGATTTCCGGTTTTATGGAATTTGGTTGTTTTCTTCGGCTTCTTTGTTTTTCATAATATCCCTGAACTCAATATTTTCCTGACCTTCTTTTTCGGCATACTTCATTTCATTCCGATCAAATATGCCTACCCCAGCCATTCCAAGAAATACTTCTGGCTACATCTGGTAGCTACTATAGCCTTTTTCTTTCTGGCAGCTGCACTTCTCTACTATTATCCTCAGGAAATATTAGCCCTGGAAATCGCTTTGGTCCTTATTGTAGTTTACTTTGGTGCCGTAGCTGTTTTAGACACCTGGTTCAATAATTAA
- a CDS encoding PBP1A family penicillin-binding protein produces the protein MQDPNKDSFDLEDIIDQELQKFAEEKSKTEETPPVVEEVTLSEEATPKVEEVAEMKGPIIEDNTREREVPAKQMSGPILEDNNRIEEVPAKEKFMPFTKEESQAPTSKSFKILDPAFKLPRKLFFGFIGLLVLCGLAFTLYISTDLPPMTLIENPDSDLSTQLISADGEVLMKYYSRENRVNVKLNQMSEHVINALVSTEDVRFYGHSGIDPKSFFSILWSLITGDEIRGGSTITMQLSRNLYDEVGKEPTIIRKVKEYLVSAYIERKFTKQEIMEAYLNTVNIYGTSFGIETTANRLFDKSAKDLTVEEAALIVGMLKGQGVYNPFRHPERTKDRRNTIIEQMVRYGVLNAEKVNVDSIKAIPLNASLTSQEYSHVKGLAPYFRERVRKQLNAWCKENGYNLYTDGLRVHTTLDSRMQAHAEEAVRAHMKSLQKDFDRVERKGKKILSEDPSILIALKRQSYRYIAAKRAKKSDAEIDKEFRVKVPMTIFSWDGEIDTTMSPLDSLRHYARYLETGMVSIDPSNGHVKAWVGGIDYKHFKYDHVAEGKRQVGSTFKPFVYGKAIESGFSPCDRVLNQPVAIPLPEGGYWEPKNSGGEVGGKVTLKHALANSLNVVTARLISEVSPAAVADFARRMGIKSKLDEVHSLALGTTDLSVMELTSAYSTFANYGVRNEPILITRIEDKSGKVLAEFSQKPVETMNAEDAYKILELLKGVVNSGTGQRLRFKYKFTNEIGGKTGTTQNQSDGWFMGVTPNLVTGVWVGASDRRIHFRSIKYGQGANMSLPIFALYMKQVYADARIGLPTDNFARPENMGDLNFNCKAVIFEENKNDTPTSDDLDAFD, from the coding sequence ATGCAAGACCCAAATAAAGACTCCTTTGATCTCGAGGACATAATTGACCAGGAGCTCCAGAAATTTGCTGAGGAAAAATCCAAGACAGAAGAGACTCCACCAGTTGTTGAAGAAGTCACCTTAAGTGAGGAAGCCACTCCGAAAGTGGAAGAAGTCGCTGAGATGAAAGGCCCTATTATTGAGGATAATACTCGTGAAAGAGAAGTCCCGGCGAAACAAATGAGTGGACCGATACTTGAGGATAATAACAGAATAGAAGAGGTCCCTGCAAAAGAAAAATTTATGCCATTTACCAAAGAAGAGAGTCAAGCTCCTACTTCCAAAAGTTTCAAAATACTGGATCCGGCTTTTAAGCTTCCCCGGAAACTGTTTTTTGGATTTATTGGCCTGCTGGTTCTCTGTGGTCTTGCCTTTACTTTATACATCAGTACAGATCTTCCTCCGATGACCCTGATCGAAAATCCTGATTCGGATCTTTCGACTCAGTTGATTTCAGCAGATGGGGAAGTTTTGATGAAATATTATTCGAGGGAAAATCGGGTAAATGTAAAACTGAACCAAATGTCAGAGCATGTTATCAATGCCCTGGTATCTACAGAAGATGTTCGCTTTTACGGACACTCAGGTATAGACCCCAAATCCTTTTTCTCTATACTCTGGAGTTTGATTACAGGGGATGAAATACGTGGGGGAAGTACCATCACCATGCAGCTTTCCCGTAACCTATATGATGAAGTCGGAAAAGAACCTACTATCATCCGTAAGGTAAAAGAATACCTGGTTTCTGCATATATAGAACGAAAATTCACCAAACAGGAGATCATGGAGGCCTACCTCAATACGGTCAATATCTATGGTACTTCTTTCGGTATAGAAACAACAGCTAATCGCCTTTTTGATAAAAGCGCAAAAGACTTGACTGTAGAAGAAGCGGCCCTCATTGTAGGTATGCTAAAAGGTCAGGGGGTTTACAATCCTTTTCGACATCCGGAGAGAACCAAGGATCGCCGAAATACCATCATCGAACAGATGGTGCGCTATGGAGTCCTCAATGCAGAGAAGGTCAATGTTGATAGCATCAAAGCGATTCCGCTCAATGCTTCTCTGACATCTCAGGAATATAGCCATGTGAAAGGACTGGCTCCTTATTTCCGTGAAAGAGTAAGAAAGCAACTTAATGCCTGGTGTAAAGAAAATGGATACAACCTCTACACGGATGGTTTAAGGGTTCATACCACCCTTGACAGCCGTATGCAGGCGCATGCAGAAGAAGCAGTCAGGGCGCATATGAAAAGCCTTCAGAAGGACTTTGACCGGGTGGAGAGAAAAGGGAAAAAGATACTCAGTGAGGATCCCTCAATTCTGATTGCCCTGAAACGCCAGTCTTACCGATATATCGCTGCCAAACGAGCTAAAAAATCAGATGCAGAAATAGATAAAGAATTTCGGGTGAAAGTGCCCATGACAATTTTTAGCTGGGATGGAGAAATTGACACAACGATGAGTCCCCTGGATTCACTTCGTCATTACGCTCGCTATCTGGAAACAGGCATGGTATCTATTGATCCCAGCAATGGCCATGTGAAAGCCTGGGTAGGAGGAATAGATTACAAGCATTTCAAATACGATCACGTAGCCGAAGGCAAAAGGCAGGTGGGTTCTACCTTCAAACCTTTTGTATATGGAAAAGCCATTGAGTCAGGATTTAGTCCTTGTGATAGAGTCCTCAACCAACCCGTGGCCATCCCCCTACCTGAAGGGGGCTATTGGGAGCCAAAAAACTCTGGAGGAGAAGTTGGCGGGAAAGTTACCCTGAAACATGCCTTGGCAAACTCTCTCAATGTAGTAACTGCTCGCCTGATTTCAGAAGTTTCTCCTGCAGCTGTAGCTGATTTCGCCCGCAGAATGGGAATCAAATCAAAACTGGATGAGGTTCACTCTCTGGCTTTGGGTACTACAGACCTCAGCGTAATGGAGCTGACTTCAGCCTATTCTACTTTCGCCAATTACGGAGTGAGAAATGAGCCCATTCTGATTACCCGCATCGAAGATAAATCTGGCAAAGTTCTGGCCGAATTTTCGCAGAAGCCGGTTGAAACCATGAATGCAGAAGATGCCTATAAGATTCTCGAACTCCTGAAAGGGGTTGTCAATAGCGGTACGGGTCAAAGACTTCGTTTCAAATACAAATTTACCAATGAGATCGGAGGGAAAACCGGTACTACTCAGAATCAGTCTGACGGTTGGTTCATGGGTGTAACTCCTAATCTGGTAACAGGTGTTTGGGTAGGCGCTTCTGACCGAAGAATCCATTTCCGATCCATCAAATATGGCCAGGGAGCCAATATGTCTCTTCCCATCTTTGCCCTCTATATGAAACAGGTTTATGCAGATGCCCGAATTGGCTTGCCAACGGACAATTTTGCGCGACCTGAAAACATGGGTGATCTGAATTTCAATTGTAAGGCCGTCATCTTCGAAGAGAATAAAAATGATACGCCTACTTCAGATGACCTGGATGCCTTCGATTAA
- a CDS encoding nuclear transport factor 2 family protein, protein MKLINKIALQVLTFALLLSSGQLIAQDNADDRKVLEDMLYEFAEAYGSLPQTKNVESVLQFFSKDATSNIFVFNISGKSRVQNYKTTVGFEAYMNKIIASEGITFKYDVTDVVDVTVGNGIASVVYKVDYEIKETDGLWVKGKETVTLALEKKKGDWLIEHYTFVQMEDEKLKGTCLVEMYVGDTNAESIVTRTVVPNGRSYESKFDNFEFRSIEGDWVIKVQDNLYKRLKTGPLYQISEDGEEEIGAPTSKKATIMMIIEDSLYEDSCARLKVK, encoded by the coding sequence ATGAAATTGATAAACAAAATTGCTCTGCAGGTATTGACCTTCGCTTTGCTTTTGAGTTCTGGCCAACTTATCGCACAGGACAATGCGGATGATCGCAAAGTGCTGGAAGATATGTTGTACGAATTTGCAGAAGCATATGGTAGCCTTCCCCAAACAAAAAATGTAGAAAGTGTATTACAGTTTTTCAGCAAAGACGCCACTTCCAACATATTTGTATTTAATATCTCCGGTAAGTCTCGAGTTCAAAACTATAAGACTACGGTAGGATTTGAAGCTTATATGAATAAGATCATCGCCTCTGAAGGCATCACATTCAAATATGATGTTACAGATGTTGTTGATGTGACTGTAGGAAATGGGATTGCAAGTGTAGTTTACAAAGTAGACTATGAAATCAAAGAAACTGACGGACTTTGGGTGAAAGGGAAAGAGACAGTTACTCTTGCACTTGAGAAGAAAAAAGGAGACTGGCTCATCGAACACTATACTTTCGTCCAAATGGAGGACGAGAAACTAAAAGGAACCTGTCTGGTTGAGATGTATGTAGGCGATACAAATGCCGAATCCATTGTTACCCGCACCGTTGTTCCTAATGGTCGTTCTTACGAATCCAAATTTGACAACTTTGAATTCCGCTCTATAGAAGGAGATTGGGTAATCAAAGTTCAGGACAATCTTTACAAGCGTCTGAAAACCGGACCTCTCTATCAGATTTCTGAGGACGGTGAAGAAGAAATTGGAGCACCTACAAGTAAAAAGGCTACGATCATGATGATCATCGAAGACTCGCTTTATGAGGACAGCTGCGCCAGACTAAAAGTAAAATAG
- a CDS encoding SDR family oxidoreductase, with protein MQKRILLTGSNGLLGQKIIHILQDRVNTSLLATSRGVNRHPVREGYQYKELDICDHARVAKAFEEFKPTHVIHTAAVTQVDLCETEHEMCDNINVDAVDNLAKLCKELGARLIHISTDFVFDGSSGPYKESDSPAPLSYYGNSKLRAEQVVEASGCDHAILRTQLLYGITPAMSRSNIVLWVKDSLEKGKNIKVVSDQFRCPTLVEDLAVASVAAVMKEASGIYHISGAEMMSIIDIAYKVADFWKLDKSLIAETDSLSLNQAAKRPPVTGFIITKAQLDLDYKPHSLAQGLAHVDRQMKEMAGSI; from the coding sequence ATGCAAAAAAGAATTCTGCTCACAGGAAGTAATGGCCTTCTTGGTCAAAAGATTATTCATATCCTCCAGGATCGTGTCAACACTTCCTTACTTGCTACTTCCCGAGGCGTAAACCGACATCCTGTCCGAGAAGGATATCAGTACAAAGAACTTGATATCTGTGATCATGCAAGAGTAGCCAAAGCCTTTGAGGAATTCAAACCCACACATGTCATACATACAGCCGCTGTCACACAGGTGGACCTATGTGAAACAGAACATGAAATGTGCGACAATATCAATGTAGATGCGGTAGACAATCTGGCCAAGCTTTGCAAAGAGCTGGGAGCTCGCCTGATCCATATCTCAACAGATTTTGTGTTTGACGGAAGTTCAGGTCCTTATAAAGAATCAGATAGTCCAGCTCCTTTGAGTTATTATGGGAATTCAAAGCTAAGGGCGGAGCAGGTGGTCGAAGCCAGCGGATGTGATCATGCGATATTGAGAACCCAGCTGCTTTATGGAATAACGCCTGCCATGTCTCGCAGCAATATTGTGTTATGGGTCAAAGATTCATTGGAGAAAGGAAAAAACATCAAGGTCGTTTCGGATCAGTTTCGCTGCCCTACCCTGGTTGAAGACCTGGCTGTAGCTTCCGTAGCTGCTGTAATGAAAGAAGCTAGTGGCATATACCATATTTCAGGAGCAGAGATGATGTCTATTATTGACATTGCTTACAAAGTAGCTGACTTTTGGAAACTGGATAAATCCCTGATTGCGGAAACGGATAGTCTCTCTCTAAATCAGGCCGCCAAGCGTCCTCCTGTAACAGGTTTCATTATTACCAAAGCCCAACTGGATTTGGATTACAAGCCCCATAGTTTGGCTCAGGGTCTGGCTCATGTGGACAGACAGATGAAGGAAATGGCGGGGAGTATTTAG
- a CDS encoding carboxy terminal-processing peptidase, producing the protein MSRFHYQPQDINDEFSEKVFNHYLESLDPSKRFLMASDVEQLRQFTYKVDDELESETFQLFDLSVSLFEKRREETKAFYQEILEEPFDFNIEESLEGDPEKMPYASSGEELKERWRKSLKLQTLSRLVTDMNKQEKKKQKDSGEEAMEIKPMELLEENARARVLKSHNEWFKRMEQETLKDKRADYINAITTTYDPHTEYLPPKDKQAFDIRISGKLEGIGAQLNEEDGMIKVVRIVHGSPSFLQGDLEVNDKILKVGQGEEEPIDVVSMNLDDAIQLIRGKKGTEVRLTVQKLDGNVITIPLIRDVIIIDETYAKSAILKADNNKKSVGYIHLPKFYFDLNDRYGRRAATDVSAEIAKLKEQKVDGIILDLRNNGGGSLADVVEMAGLFIEEGPIVQVKSREGKPYILRDRDPQVQYEGKLVVLVNEFSASASEIMAAAIQDYKRGIVVGTTTYGKGTVQRFVDLDDLIRGSYEIKPLGDLKMTTQKFYRINGGATQLRGVVPDIQLPDEYSLLDIGERENEHSMAWDEIEAVPFAIERNAFGNLSQIKSKSEGRIASNPTFQLIQQNAERLKRRQESEDYPLSLEAYRAQRKRLNEESEKYKDISKDIDGFDVSLLQIDLDAASEDEGRLARMEKWQKDLGKDPYVYEAVQIIKSMK; encoded by the coding sequence ATGAGTCGCTTCCATTATCAACCTCAGGATATCAATGATGAGTTCTCCGAAAAGGTATTTAATCACTACCTGGAGTCGCTTGATCCTTCCAAAAGATTCCTGATGGCTTCCGATGTAGAACAGTTGAGACAGTTTACATATAAAGTCGATGACGAACTGGAATCAGAAACTTTCCAGTTGTTTGATCTTTCTGTTTCTCTATTTGAAAAGAGAAGAGAAGAGACCAAAGCATTCTATCAAGAAATACTGGAAGAACCTTTCGACTTTAATATAGAAGAAAGTCTGGAAGGAGATCCGGAAAAGATGCCTTATGCTTCTTCGGGTGAAGAACTGAAAGAGCGCTGGCGCAAATCCCTTAAACTCCAAACCCTTTCCCGCCTGGTTACCGATATGAATAAGCAGGAAAAAAAGAAGCAAAAGGATAGTGGAGAAGAAGCCATGGAGATTAAACCCATGGAACTTTTGGAAGAAAATGCTCGTGCAAGAGTTTTGAAATCTCACAATGAGTGGTTCAAACGCATGGAGCAGGAAACCCTCAAAGATAAAAGAGCTGATTATATCAATGCGATCACGACTACCTATGATCCGCATACAGAATACCTTCCTCCCAAAGACAAGCAAGCCTTTGATATCCGTATTTCAGGTAAACTGGAAGGAATCGGAGCCCAGCTGAATGAAGAGGATGGGATGATAAAAGTTGTACGCATTGTACATGGTAGTCCTTCTTTCCTTCAGGGAGATTTGGAAGTAAATGACAAAATCCTAAAAGTTGGACAGGGAGAAGAAGAACCGATTGATGTAGTAAGCATGAATCTGGATGATGCCATCCAATTGATTCGTGGGAAAAAAGGAACAGAAGTTCGCCTGACCGTACAAAAGCTGGACGGAAATGTGATTACTATTCCTTTGATCAGAGACGTGATCATCATCGATGAGACCTACGCAAAATCAGCCATCCTTAAAGCAGATAACAATAAAAAGAGTGTAGGATACATTCATCTTCCCAAATTCTATTTCGATCTGAATGACCGCTATGGTCGTCGCGCTGCTACGGATGTTTCAGCCGAGATCGCAAAACTAAAAGAGCAAAAGGTAGATGGAATCATCCTCGATCTGAGAAATAATGGAGGTGGTTCTTTGGCTGATGTAGTCGAAATGGCTGGACTCTTTATCGAAGAAGGGCCTATCGTTCAGGTAAAATCTCGTGAAGGTAAGCCTTACATCCTGAGAGACCGCGACCCACAGGTACAATACGAAGGTAAATTGGTGGTTTTGGTAAATGAATTCAGTGCTTCAGCATCTGAAATCATGGCCGCTGCCATCCAGGACTATAAAAGAGGAATCGTTGTTGGAACCACCACTTATGGTAAAGGTACCGTTCAAAGATTTGTTGATTTGGATGACCTGATCAGAGGTTCGTATGAAATCAAACCTTTAGGTGATCTGAAAATGACAACTCAGAAATTTTACCGCATCAATGGTGGTGCTACCCAATTGAGAGGAGTTGTACCAGATATTCAGCTTCCGGATGAGTATAGCTTGCTGGATATTGGTGAAAGAGAAAATGAGCACTCTATGGCCTGGGATGAAATAGAAGCAGTTCCTTTTGCAATAGAAAGAAATGCTTTCGGCAATCTATCTCAGATCAAAAGCAAAAGCGAAGGAAGGATAGCTTCAAATCCTACTTTCCAATTGATTCAACAAAATGCAGAGCGCCTCAAGCGTCGCCAGGAATCTGAAGACTATCCCTTGAGCCTTGAAGCTTATCGTGCACAGCGCAAAAGACTCAATGAAGAATCAGAGAAATACAAAGATATTTCCAAAGATATCGATGGTTTCGATGTATCTCTTCTCCAGATTGATCTGGATGCTGCCTCAGAAGACGAAGGCCGTCTTGCCCGTATGGAAAAATGGCAAAAAGACCTGGGCAAAGATCCTTATGTATATGAAGCTGTTCAGATCATCAAAAGCATGAAATGA
- a CDS encoding MazG nucleotide pyrophosphohydrolase domain-containing protein produces the protein MAQIPTSPSLPQLQAYQAEICKERGWDSSNDLETFLLFTEEIGELAKAIRKRKKLFLEEGKSHKKDGIEGEMADVLSYLLELANRFEIDLEQAYRDKEELNAGREWG, from the coding sequence ATGGCACAAATTCCGACATCTCCCAGTCTCCCACAATTGCAAGCGTATCAGGCAGAAATTTGTAAAGAACGCGGATGGGACAGCAGCAATGATCTGGAAACCTTTCTTCTCTTCACAGAAGAGATCGGAGAATTAGCGAAAGCCATCCGAAAACGAAAAAAACTCTTTTTGGAAGAGGGAAAATCCCATAAGAAGGATGGAATAGAAGGGGAAATGGCGGATGTACTGAGCTATCTGCTGGAACTAGCCAATCGCTTTGAGATAGACCTGGAGCAGGCCTATCGGGATAAAGAAGAGCTAAATGCAGGGAGGGAGTGGGGCTGA
- a CDS encoding TerC family protein, giving the protein METSIFGDLMTLAMLLLLQMVLGFDNLLYISLESKNAPPEKQAYVRKVGIGLAIVLRIVLLFILLSVIQYFQDPILEFHDGWFEGSFNIHSLIVLLGGGFIIYTAMKEIWHMISLEDHAEHAAKKSKSVGQVIFMIIVMNLVFSFDSILSAMALTDVFWVMATAIVLGGLMMIWLADRISSFLQKNKMYEVLGLFILFLVGIMLTSEGGHLAHIKIFGNEITAMSKTTFYFVLVILVITDVVQGRYQRKLTAQQAAKKPLS; this is encoded by the coding sequence ATGGAAACATCTATTTTTGGAGACCTGATGACCCTGGCAATGCTACTGCTGCTGCAAATGGTTTTGGGTTTCGACAATCTACTCTACATTTCACTCGAGTCTAAAAATGCACCACCTGAAAAACAGGCTTATGTTCGCAAAGTGGGAATCGGACTGGCAATTGTTCTGCGAATTGTTCTCCTGTTTATCCTGCTATCTGTTATTCAGTATTTCCAGGATCCCATCCTCGAATTTCATGATGGCTGGTTTGAAGGGAGCTTCAATATTCACAGCCTGATTGTTTTGCTGGGAGGAGGTTTCATCATTTATACAGCGATGAAAGAAATCTGGCATATGATCTCATTGGAGGATCATGCCGAACATGCGGCAAAGAAAAGCAAATCTGTGGGCCAGGTGATCTTTATGATCATTGTTATGAACCTGGTTTTTTCCTTTGATTCTATCCTGAGTGCCATGGCGCTTACTGATGTATTTTGGGTAATGGCCACAGCAATTGTTTTGGGTGGACTTATGATGATCTGGTTAGCGGATAGAATCTCTTCCTTTCTCCAAAAGAACAAAATGTACGAGGTATTGGGCCTCTTTATTCTCTTCCTCGTAGGCATTATGCTTACCTCTGAAGGCGGTCACCTGGCTCATATCAAAATCTTTGGAAACGAGATTACAGCTATGAGTAAGACAACTTTCTATTTCGTTCTGGTCATTCTGGTTATTACAGATGTGGTGCAGGGCCGATATCAAAGAAAACTTACCGCCCAACAGGCAGCAAAAAAGCCTTTGAGCTAA
- a CDS encoding LysR family transcriptional regulator codes for MGYQYELRHLRYFLTVAEELHFRKAAERLFISQPGLSRQVRQLEEVLGVQLFERNQRKVKLTAAGRYFQQEANLIFDRLESIEAQLKRIEIGEEGELRIGFVGSAMQNVIPDLLLKLNNTFPKIGSVLEELSVHIQLEQVLREKLDIGFVRIDKVPEELEKKLIFVDSFSVVLPETHPLEETGFHNMKQLQSENFIFFSTDYSNYYYKKILSICEDQGFTPKSTHKSIHANTIFKLVESKMGIAIVPTSLQHGFDFKVKFLRIPDIPQKAELSVIWKKDNPNPVLRSFLGML; via the coding sequence ATGGGTTATCAATATGAATTGAGACATCTCAGGTACTTTTTGACGGTAGCAGAAGAATTACATTTTAGAAAGGCAGCAGAGCGTCTCTTCATTTCTCAGCCGGGATTAAGTCGCCAGGTACGGCAATTGGAGGAAGTCCTGGGGGTACAACTTTTTGAACGAAATCAACGCAAGGTTAAGTTGACTGCGGCGGGGCGGTATTTCCAGCAGGAAGCTAATTTGATCTTTGACAGACTTGAGAGCATAGAGGCCCAGCTAAAGCGTATCGAAATAGGAGAAGAAGGGGAATTGCGCATCGGCTTTGTAGGTTCGGCTATGCAGAATGTAATCCCTGACTTATTGCTAAAACTAAATAATACCTTCCCTAAAATAGGTAGCGTCCTGGAGGAATTGTCTGTACATATTCAATTGGAGCAAGTGCTGCGGGAAAAACTGGACATTGGATTTGTCCGCATTGATAAGGTCCCGGAAGAGTTGGAAAAGAAGTTGATCTTTGTCGATAGTTTTTCAGTCGTATTACCGGAGACTCATCCTCTGGAAGAGACTGGCTTCCACAATATGAAACAGCTGCAATCCGAGAATTTCATTTTCTTTTCTACCGATTACAGCAATTATTACTACAAGAAAATCCTGAGTATCTGTGAAGACCAGGGCTTTACACCTAAAAGCACACATAAATCCATCCACGCCAATACCATCTTCAAATTGGTCGAAAGCAAAATGGGAATAGCCATTGTCCCGACTTCTCTTCAACACGGTTTTGACTTCAAGGTGAAGTTTTTGCGCATACCCGATATCCCTCAGAAAGCTGAGTTGTCTGTGATTTGGAAAAAGGACAATCCCAATCCCGTATTGAGGAGTTTTTTGGGGATGTTGTAA